The stretch of DNA TGTTCTATGCCTCCTATGTACTGGTCAACCGGAAGCCATTTGTTCACCAGGTCCGTATCGAACGGCCTGTCTTTCATATGAGGCGATATATAACGGAGGAAATACCAGCTCGAATCGACGAACGTATCCATCGTATCAGTCTCCCGCTCGGCGGGGCCATTGCACTTCGGACATTTGACGTTCACGAAGCCTTTGGCGAACTTCAGCGGAGATTCGCCCGTCGGGCGGAATTCGACGTCTTCGGGCAGCAGGACCGGCAGTTCCTTTTCAGGGACCGGCACGACCCCGCACTTTTTGCAGTAAATAATGGGTATCGGCGCGCCCCAATACCTCTGGCGCGATATGAGCCAGTCGCGGAGCCGGTACTGGACCGTCTTCCTGCCGTACTGTTTCTCTTCGAAATAAGCGGCGATCTTGACCATAGAGTCCCGCGAATTGAGGCCGTTGAACTGTCCCGAATTTATCATGACGCCCTCTCCGACATACGCCTCTTTCATGGTAGCAGCATTTAAATGATTTTCGGGATCGTCTATAACTACTTCTACCGGCAGTTTATATTTTTTTGCGAATTCAAAATCTCTCCGGTCATGCGCCGGCACAGCCATTATCGCGCCGGTCCCGTATTCCATGAGTATATAATTAGATACCCATATAGGCACCTTCTTCATGTTGACGGGGTTTATTACGTATTTGCCGGTAAATACGCCTTCTTTCTCCACATCTTCCTGCGACCGGGAGACCTTGGATTCATCGCGCATCTTCTGAACGGCCTTCAGTACGCCGGCTTCGTCTTTGCAGCCCTTGACAAGCCTGTCGACCAAAGGGTGCTCAGGAGCGAGCGCGATGAATGTAGCGCCGTAGATAGTGTCTACTCTGGTCGTATAACACTCCAATATATCGGCCATGCCGTCTATCTTGAAATCTATCCGGACGCCCTCGCTCCTGCCGATCCAGTTCGATTGCATTATCTTCACCCGTTCAGGCCATTCGGTCAGCTTCTCCAGGTCTTTAAGCAGCCTGTCGGCGTACTTCGTGATCCTGAAGAACCACTGTTCCAGCTCTTTCTGGTTCACTTCCGTCGAACATCTTTCGCATCCGCCGTTAACCACCTGTTCGTTGGCAAGGACCGTCTTGCATGAAGGGCACCAGTTAACATAGGCCTTCTTCTTATAGGCGAGCCCCTTCTCATAAAGTTTGATGAATATCCATTGCGTCCACTTATAGTAATCAGGAAGGCATGAGATCACTTCCCTGTCCCA from Candidatus Omnitrophota bacterium encodes:
- the leuS gene encoding leucine--tRNA ligase, encoding MIDEKLYPFDTIETKWQKFWRDKGLFTVDTGDPKNKYYCLMMFPYPSAALHVGHGRNYIIGDVVARYKMMRGFNVLAPMGFDAFGLPAENAAIKGGIHPKVSTLNNIKTMKRQLNQWGVEYDWDREVISCLPDYYKWTQWIFIKLYEKGLAYKKKAYVNWCPSCKTVLANEQVVNGGCERCSTEVNQKELEQWFFRITKYADRLLKDLEKLTEWPERVKIMQSNWIGRSEGVRIDFKIDGMADILECYTTRVDTIYGATFIALAPEHPLVDRLVKGCKDEAGVLKAVQKMRDESKVSRSQEDVEKEGVFTGKYVINPVNMKKVPIWVSNYILMEYGTGAIMAVPAHDRRDFEFAKKYKLPVEVVIDDPENHLNAATMKEAYVGEGVMINSGQFNGLNSRDSMVKIAAYFEEKQYGRKTVQYRLRDWLISRQRYWGAPIPIIYCKKCGVVPVPEKELPVLLPEDVEFRPTGESPLKFAKGFVNVKCPKCNGPAERETDTMDTFVDSSWYFLRYISPHMKDRPFDTDLVNKWLPVDQYIGGIEHAILHLLYSRFITKFLCDIGTIGFDEPFKNLFTQGMIIKDGAKMSKSKGNVVSPDALIASYGADTVRLYTLFIGPPEKDAEWSDRGVEGAYRFLGRVWRLVEKVHSSKSIVDSKELTKEEAALKKKAHQTIKKVTEDLDGGFHFNTAISSIMELVNQAYDVIAEAPATDNDRPKVLAEAVEVIVMLLSPFVPHIAEEMWHSLGKTNSIFKCDWPEYDKAAVVDAVLTIAVQVNGRVRSRVEVPFDIKEEDLKKTVLDDPKLEIWIRGKAIREFIIVPKKLVNIVV